In Devosia beringensis, a single window of DNA contains:
- a CDS encoding DUF2312 domain-containing protein, whose product MAYPSNEVPSDGSSVAQDQIKAFVDRILRLKGEVHEINADIREIYAEAKGNGFDKTVLGKLVNYVEKRQTDAAAVMEGEAIFELYLTAYDGRVGTVHATHTHASEATGTAPETAKLLNTVADGIQTQAGRDALVAALDVMVEAEEQSEPQPVLQAGSDLAGSPANDDGQIADHNAQTSTGSDAPNVDSFDDATPSAELKVAGKSVGVSASAASAPLYAAPGVITWESTPPQGVIRHEYSQAFGEAGQDTDVIDDDMANAASGPIVKIGNVILDGWTRFMKARSLGIDYPVVQYDGCDPLIDCIKWNTAGRMLTEEQSFRIAQRLAKAEPKRKADIYAAFELGMVLA is encoded by the coding sequence ATGGCTTACCCATCGAACGAAGTGCCCAGCGACGGCAGCAGCGTTGCCCAGGATCAGATCAAGGCCTTTGTCGACCGCATCCTGCGCCTCAAGGGCGAAGTGCACGAGATCAATGCCGACATCCGCGAAATCTATGCCGAGGCCAAGGGCAACGGCTTCGACAAGACGGTGCTGGGAAAGCTGGTCAACTACGTCGAGAAGCGCCAGACCGATGCTGCTGCGGTGATGGAAGGCGAAGCGATCTTCGAGCTTTACCTGACCGCCTATGACGGTCGAGTTGGCACGGTTCATGCTACGCACACGCATGCATCCGAAGCGACCGGAACTGCCCCGGAGACTGCCAAGCTCCTGAACACAGTTGCCGACGGCATTCAGACCCAAGCTGGTCGTGATGCCTTGGTTGCGGCGCTCGACGTGATGGTCGAGGCAGAAGAACAATCCGAACCCCAGCCTGTCCTCCAGGCTGGCAGCGACCTGGCTGGATCCCCAGCCAATGATGACGGCCAGATCGCAGATCACAATGCCCAGACTTCCACAGGAAGCGACGCTCCGAATGTTGACAGCTTTGACGATGCTACCCCTTCTGCGGAACTGAAGGTTGCGGGTAAGTCGGTGGGGGTTTCGGCCTCTGCCGCTTCGGCCCCCCTCTACGCCGCCCCTGGCGTCATCACTTGGGAATCCACTCCACCACAGGGCGTGATCCGTCACGAATACAGCCAAGCCTTCGGCGAGGCCGGGCAGGACACTGACGTTATCGACGATGACATGGCCAATGCGGCCTCGGGGCCCATCGTCAAGATCGGCAATGTCATCCTCGACGGTTGGACACGGTTCATGAAAGCCCGCAGCCTCGGCATCGATTACCCCGTCGTCCAATACGATGGCTGCGACCCGCTGATCGATTGCATCAAGTGGAACACGGCCGGCCGGATGCTGACCGAAGAACAGTCGTTCCGCATCGCCCAGCGTCTCGCCAAAGCCGAGCCCAAGCGCAAGGCCGACATCTATGCCGCCTTCGAACTGGGCATGGTGCTGGCATGA
- a CDS encoding LexA family protein has translation MNAQPIPAEILNWAADFWDDHLDTDQVDMIALAFMAGQAAATAIPGGLTSAQAEALAFIRTYQAEHLGASPTYSQIAVAVGRSKTRAFDLVKGMKARGVVADHPNRPRSITITARA, from the coding sequence ATGAACGCTCAACCCATCCCAGCCGAAATACTGAATTGGGCCGCTGACTTCTGGGACGATCACCTCGACACAGATCAGGTCGATATGATCGCGCTGGCGTTCATGGCGGGGCAGGCAGCCGCAACGGCAATTCCCGGCGGCCTGACGTCTGCCCAGGCTGAGGCGCTGGCTTTCATCCGCACCTATCAGGCCGAGCATCTGGGCGCCTCTCCGACCTATTCGCAGATCGCGGTGGCTGTCGGCCGCAGCAAGACTAGGGCCTTCGATCTGGTCAAGGGCATGAAGGCGCGCGGCGTCGTTGCCGACCATCCCAACCGGCCCCGATCCATCACCATCACGGCGAGGGCATAG
- a CDS encoding S24 family peptidase — translation MSDDTKAYVRHVMQVTGLSATALAKKAGMPSTTLTRPLNDPEHKFSLSNSTIEKIASATRITLASFLSQKGGVRELDRVPLDEDWRPTSDSDGEGYDRDSYSPRIPGAIPELDARAGAGEGSVGEVMVLPVGNGTISAHKILDEWRIPPAYLREAVANPDRAIVLGIQGDSMMPNYAPGDRVIIDLTEHELRADGVYLISDGYSEPQIKRLQRIMFAVPPRCKIISDNPSYDSQEVDVDGVKILGKVAAYVGRR, via the coding sequence ATGAGCGACGATACAAAGGCTTATGTGCGCCATGTGATGCAAGTCACAGGGCTCTCAGCCACCGCCTTAGCGAAAAAAGCAGGGATGCCGTCGACCACCCTGACCCGCCCGCTGAACGATCCAGAGCACAAATTCTCGCTGTCGAACTCGACAATCGAGAAGATAGCCTCAGCCACCCGCATTACCTTGGCGTCATTTTTGAGCCAGAAGGGCGGCGTCCGCGAACTCGATCGCGTTCCGCTTGACGAAGACTGGCGGCCGACTTCGGACAGCGATGGCGAGGGCTATGACCGCGACAGCTACAGTCCGCGTATCCCCGGCGCTATTCCAGAGTTGGACGCCAGGGCCGGTGCCGGCGAGGGTTCTGTGGGCGAAGTGATGGTCTTGCCCGTAGGCAATGGGACGATCTCAGCACACAAGATCCTGGACGAATGGCGCATTCCACCGGCTTATCTTCGCGAAGCCGTCGCCAACCCAGACCGAGCTATTGTTCTAGGCATCCAGGGCGACAGCATGATGCCGAACTATGCGCCAGGTGATCGGGTGATCATCGATCTGACAGAGCACGAACTGCGGGCCGATGGGGTTTACCTGATCAGCGACGGGTATTCAGAGCCTCAGATCAAGCGGCTGCAGCGGATCATGTTTGCTGTACCACCGCGGTGCAAGATCATCAGCGATAACCCGAGCTATGATTCTCAGGAGGTTGACGTTGATGGGGTGAAGATTTTGGGGAAGGTGGCTGCCTATGTCGGCCGACGCTGA